A stretch of the Fusobacterium varium genome encodes the following:
- a CDS encoding TRAP transporter periplasmic component has translation MKKILFAGSLLLIGMFIGCSKEKETAAEEKVKTQVLKVAFNQSENHPQYKALTKFSNQLEEQTKGAYKLEISPNALLGDQRATAELVQNGVIQMSVVGNPVVESFNKDFSVIGLPYLYDNLEHQKKVFLSDVLEPLFKSVSSSGFEVIGAFTAGARCLYTDKPMMKPEDLKGYKFRVMQSDTMKKMVDYMGGIGTPMGQGEVYTAVQQGVIEGGENNEVTYVDLKHYEIAPYFSYTNHLMVPDLIIINEKLYNGMSSENRKIFDDLMKQTIENEFEVWNENVEAAKKIAIENGAKFIEVDIKPFQERVKPLQEEVANSSELTKDIYAKVRELAK, from the coding sequence ATGAAAAAAATATTATTTGCAGGAAGTTTGCTGCTTATAGGGATGTTTATTGGATGTTCAAAGGAAAAAGAAACTGCAGCTGAAGAAAAAGTTAAAACTCAAGTTTTAAAAGTTGCTTTTAATCAATCAGAAAACCATCCTCAATATAAAGCATTAACAAAATTCAGCAATCAATTGGAAGAACAGACAAAAGGAGCTTATAAATTAGAAATATCTCCAAATGCTTTATTGGGAGATCAAAGAGCAACAGCTGAACTGGTGCAAAATGGAGTTATTCAAATGTCAGTAGTAGGGAATCCAGTTGTTGAAAGCTTTAATAAAGATTTTAGTGTTATAGGGCTGCCATATTTATATGATAATTTAGAGCATCAGAAAAAAGTTTTTTTATCAGATGTATTAGAACCATTATTTAAATCTGTTTCTTCAAGCGGATTTGAGGTAATAGGAGCATTTACAGCAGGAGCTAGATGTCTTTATACAGATAAACCAATGATGAAACCAGAGGATTTAAAAGGGTATAAATTTAGAGTGATGCAGTCAGATACAATGAAGAAAATGGTAGATTATATGGGAGGAATAGGAACTCCTATGGGGCAGGGAGAAGTTTATACAGCAGTTCAACAGGGAGTTATAGAAGGTGGAGAAAATAATGAAGTAACTTATGTAGATTTAAAACACTATGAAATAGCACCTTATTTTTCTTATACTAATCATTTGATGGTTCCAGATTTAATTATTATTAATGAAAAATTATATAATGGAATGTCTTCAGAAAATAGAAAAATATTTGATGATTTAATGAAACAAACTATTGAAAATGAATTTGAAGTATGGAATGAAAATGTGGAGGCAGCTAAAAAAATTGCAATAGAAAATGGAGCAAAATTTATTGAGGTAGATATTAAACCATTTCAAGAAAGAGTAAAACCTTTACAGGAAGAAGTGGCTAATTCTTCTGAACTGACTAAAGATATATATGCTAAAGTAAGAGAATTAGCAAAATAA
- a CDS encoding thioredoxin reductase codes for MEKIYDLIVIGGGPSGLSTGIYAGRAMLDVLIIEKDKAGGQICLTNEIVNYPGITEISGSEFGTQLKKQAENFGVEFVSDEVKDMDFSQDIKTIKTSSGEYKALSIVLATGASPRKLNFPGEEEYTGRGVAYCATCDGEFFTGMEVFVVGAGFAAAEEAIFLTKYATKVTIIAREPEFTCAKSIAEKVLNHPKIEVRFNTELLEAKGDIQLRSAVFKNNITGEISEYKAKDGKSFGIFIFVGYEPQSKLFKNHIELDQYGFIPTDGDLQTNVKGVYAAGDIRPKKLRQLVTAVSDGAVAAVNIEKYVHDLREKLGLVKEEKENENTSQAQIKDVELLDSSLKEQLGDIVSRFENNIELVVIKDSTVEKSSMIEAMVKEICSVSNKLKFTSFEKGENPEFEKKIKADRFPTIAILDKNGYFSGIKFSSLPSGHELNSFILAMYNIAGPGQKISDNTMKNIKNISSPVSIKIGISLSCTKCPETVQAAQKIAIENKNVNVEVIDVFTFPDFKEKYDIMSVPAMIINDKDIFFGQKNIDEVIEILK; via the coding sequence ATGGAAAAAATTTATGATTTAATAGTAATAGGTGGAGGTCCTTCTGGATTATCTACAGGTATATATGCTGGAAGAGCTATGTTAGATGTTCTTATCATAGAAAAGGATAAAGCTGGGGGACAAATATGTTTGACTAATGAAATAGTTAATTACCCTGGAATAACTGAAATATCAGGAAGTGAATTTGGAACTCAGCTGAAAAAACAAGCTGAAAACTTTGGAGTAGAATTTGTTTCTGATGAAGTAAAAGATATGGATTTTTCCCAAGATATAAAAACTATAAAAACATCTTCTGGTGAATATAAAGCTCTTTCAATAGTACTTGCTACTGGTGCTTCTCCTAGAAAACTGAATTTCCCAGGAGAAGAAGAATATACTGGAAGAGGTGTAGCATATTGTGCTACTTGTGATGGAGAATTTTTTACTGGAATGGAAGTTTTCGTGGTAGGAGCTGGCTTTGCTGCTGCTGAAGAAGCTATATTTCTTACAAAATATGCTACAAAAGTTACTATAATTGCAAGAGAACCTGAATTTACTTGTGCTAAATCAATAGCTGAAAAGGTTTTAAATCACCCTAAAATAGAAGTGAGATTCAACACTGAACTTCTTGAAGCTAAAGGAGATATTCAGTTAAGAAGTGCTGTATTTAAAAACAATATAACTGGAGAAATATCTGAGTATAAAGCTAAAGATGGAAAATCTTTTGGAATATTTATCTTTGTAGGATATGAGCCTCAAAGTAAACTTTTCAAAAATCACATAGAGCTTGATCAATATGGATTTATTCCTACTGATGGAGATTTACAAACTAATGTAAAAGGTGTATATGCAGCTGGAGATATCAGACCTAAAAAGCTTAGACAACTTGTAACTGCTGTATCAGATGGTGCTGTTGCTGCTGTAAATATTGAAAAATATGTACATGATTTGAGAGAAAAACTTGGATTAGTAAAAGAGGAGAAAGAAAATGAAAATACTTCTCAAGCTCAAATTAAAGATGTAGAATTACTTGACAGCAGTCTGAAAGAACAGCTTGGAGATATTGTTTCAAGATTTGAAAACAATATTGAACTTGTTGTTATAAAAGATTCTACTGTGGAAAAATCTTCAATGATTGAAGCTATGGTAAAAGAAATATGTTCTGTTTCAAATAAGCTGAAATTCACTTCTTTTGAAAAAGGAGAAAATCCTGAATTTGAAAAGAAAATTAAAGCAGACAGATTTCCTACAATAGCTATTTTAGATAAAAATGGCTATTTCTCTGGAATAAAATTCTCTTCTCTTCCTAGTGGACATGAATTGAATTCTTTTATTCTTGCTATGTACAATATTGCAGGTCCAGGTCAAAAAATATCTGATAATACTATGAAGAATATTAAAAATATCTCTTCTCCTGTAAGTATAAAAATAGGTATATCACTCAGCTGTACTAAGTGTCCAGAAACTGTTCAGGCAGCACAGAAGATAGCTATAGAAAACAAGAATGTAAATGTAGAGGTTATTGATGTATTTACATTCCCAGATTTCAAAGAAAAGTATGATATTATGAGTGTTCCAGCTATGATAATTAATGACAAAGATATTTTCTTTGGGCAAAAAAATATAGATGAAGTAATAGAAATATTGAAATAG
- the ahpC gene encoding alkyl hydroperoxide reductase, which translates to MSLIGKKVSEFKTMAYHMGDFKEITNESMKGKWAAVVFYPADFTFVCPTELEDLAEHYEQFKSEGCEVYSVSTDTHFVHKAWHDTSDRIKKVQYPMLADPTGKLARDFEVMIEEEGLALRGSFIINPEGVIVAYEVHDNGIGREAGELLRKLQAAKFVAEHGEVCPAKWKPGSDTIKPTIDLVGKL; encoded by the coding sequence ATGTCGTTAATTGGTAAAAAAGTATCAGAATTTAAAACAATGGCCTACCATATGGGAGACTTTAAAGAAATAACTAATGAATCTATGAAAGGGAAATGGGCAGCAGTGGTATTTTATCCAGCTGATTTCACATTTGTATGTCCTACAGAGCTTGAGGATCTGGCAGAACATTATGAACAATTTAAATCTGAAGGATGTGAAGTATATTCAGTTTCTACAGATACTCACTTCGTACATAAAGCATGGCATGATACATCAGATAGAATAAAAAAAGTTCAATATCCTATGCTTGCTGATCCTACTGGAAAATTAGCTAGAGATTTTGAAGTTATGATAGAAGAAGAAGGTTTAGCTTTAAGAGGAAGCTTTATCATCAATCCAGAAGGAGTTATCGTTGCTTATGAAGTACATGATAATGGTATCGGAAGAGAAGCTGGAGAACTACTTAGAAAACTTCAAGCTGCTAAATTTGTAGCTGAGCATGGAGAAGTTTGTCCTGCAAAATGGAAGCCTGGTAGTGACACTATAAAACCAACTATTGACCTTGTTGGAAAACTTTAA
- a CDS encoding TRAP transporter permease protein, producing MDLALQIGIFIFVSLVIFLAIGVPISISIGLSSTIAMLVILPFDGAMGTSAQRVFIGTNSFSLLAIPFFILAGNIMNTGGIAIRLINCAKLFGRRFYGPLAQANVVANMLFGAISGSGVAAAAAVGGTISPIEEKEGYDKRFSSAVNISSAPTGMLIPPSNTLIVYSTVAGSVSISALFIAGYLPGILWGLGVMAVAGIMAKKLKYKSEGNINVKQIVKTVLDAVPSLLLIIIVIGGILKGVFTATEGSAIAVVYSLILSLVYREMKLSDLPKIFLSSAQMTAIVIFMIGVSSIMSWVMAFANIPQKIAELLLGVTDSKIIILIIMNIILLLIGTFMDPTPAVLIFTPIFLPIVERFGMTPVHFGIMLVFNLCIGTITPPVGPILFTGCKVGRVSIEEVFKWLLPFYAVTILILFLVTFIPGFSLILPQAFGLIK from the coding sequence ATGGATTTAGCTTTGCAAATAGGAATATTTATATTTGTTTCACTAGTGATCTTTTTAGCAATAGGAGTTCCAATAAGTATAAGTATAGGACTTTCTTCAACAATAGCTATGCTGGTTATACTGCCATTTGATGGGGCAATGGGAACATCTGCTCAAAGAGTATTTATTGGAACTAACTCTTTTTCATTATTGGCAATTCCATTTTTTATTCTAGCTGGAAATATAATGAATACTGGTGGAATTGCAATAAGGCTTATTAATTGTGCAAAACTTTTTGGAAGAAGATTCTATGGGCCACTGGCTCAGGCTAATGTTGTCGCAAATATGCTTTTTGGAGCTATAAGTGGTTCAGGAGTAGCTGCAGCTGCAGCAGTAGGGGGAACAATTTCTCCAATAGAAGAAAAAGAAGGATATGATAAAAGATTTAGTTCAGCAGTAAATATATCTTCAGCTCCAACAGGAATGCTAATTCCTCCAAGCAATACATTGATTGTATATTCAACAGTAGCAGGGAGCGTTTCAATTTCAGCTCTATTTATAGCAGGATATCTGCCTGGAATACTATGGGGATTGGGAGTAATGGCAGTTGCTGGAATTATGGCTAAAAAATTAAAATATAAATCAGAAGGAAATATAAATGTAAAACAAATAGTAAAAACAGTATTAGATGCTGTTCCAAGTTTATTATTAATAATAATTGTAATAGGAGGGATTTTAAAAGGAGTATTTACAGCAACAGAGGGTTCAGCCATAGCTGTTGTATATTCGTTGATTCTTTCTTTGGTATACAGAGAAATGAAACTTAGTGATTTACCTAAAATATTTTTAAGTTCTGCTCAAATGACAGCAATAGTAATATTTATGATAGGGGTCTCATCTATAATGTCATGGGTAATGGCTTTTGCAAATATACCTCAAAAAATAGCTGAATTGCTTTTAGGAGTAACTGACAGTAAAATAATAATATTGATAATTATGAATATAATACTTTTATTGATAGGAACATTTATGGATCCTACACCTGCAGTTTTAATATTTACTCCAATTTTTTTACCAATAGTAGAAAGATTTGGAATGACACCTGTTCATTTTGGAATAATGCTTGTATTTAACTTATGTATAGGAACAATAACACCACCAGTTGGACCGATTTTATTTACAGGATGCAAGGTAGGACGAGTTAGTATTGAGGAGGTATTTAAATGGCTGCTGCCATTTTATGCAGTAACAATCCTTATATTATTTTTGGTAACTTTTATACCAGGATTTTCATTGATATTACCACAGGCATTTGGATTGATAAAATAA
- a CDS encoding putative dihydroneopterin aldolase gives MDKIYINNLEFIAYHGVFPEEKKLGQKFLVSAEMTTSTREAGKTGNLKKSTHYGLVANDIGEIFTGKSIDLIETCAEDIAEMILSKYPLISEVKVTVKKPWAPLQMHFENVAVEIIRKRHTVYLSIGSNMGDKKQNILTAVEKIKELKNTSVTKISTIIETEPFGVMEQDDFLNVCLEVKTLLYPHELLEKLLGIEEEMGRKRIKKWGPRIIDIDILLFDKEVIEEDDLAVPHPWMCDRSFVLDPLCEIAPNAVHPLEKKTIFNLKRILDEAVDKEENEVLS, from the coding sequence ATGGATAAAATATATATCAACAACCTTGAATTTATAGCATATCATGGAGTATTCCCAGAAGAAAAGAAACTGGGACAGAAGTTTCTGGTTTCAGCAGAGATGACAACATCAACAAGAGAAGCTGGGAAGACTGGTAATTTGAAAAAGTCTACTCATTATGGACTTGTAGCTAATGATATAGGAGAAATATTTACTGGGAAAAGCATAGATTTAATTGAAACTTGTGCTGAAGATATAGCAGAGATGATATTAAGTAAATATCCTTTGATTTCTGAAGTAAAAGTAACAGTGAAGAAACCTTGGGCACCTTTGCAGATGCATTTTGAAAATGTAGCTGTAGAGATAATAAGAAAAAGACATACTGTATATCTTTCTATTGGCTCAAATATGGGAGATAAGAAACAAAATATTCTTACTGCTGTAGAAAAGATAAAAGAACTTAAAAATACAAGTGTTACAAAAATAAGTACTATCATTGAAACAGAACCTTTTGGAGTAATGGAACAGGATGATTTTCTTAATGTCTGTCTTGAAGTAAAAACACTTCTATACCCTCATGAGCTTTTAGAAAAACTTTTGGGAATAGAAGAAGAGATGGGAAGAAAGAGAATAAAAAAATGGGGACCTAGAATTATTGATATAGATATACTCCTTTTTGATAAAGAAGTAATAGAAGAAGATGATTTGGCTGTACCTCATCCATGGATGTGTGATAGAAGCTTTGTACTTGACCCACTGTGTGAAATAGCTCCAAATGCAGTTCATCCTTTGGAGAAAAAAACAATCTTTAATCTAAAAAGAATTTTAGATGAAGCTGTAGATAAAGAAGAAAATGAAGTATTAAGTTAA
- the folE gene encoding GTP cyclohydrolase I has protein sequence MKKIDIDKIENAFRDILDALGENVKREGLEDTPKRVAQSYTELFSGLLQNPEEVLKRTFEVEKNDLIIEKNIDFYSMCEHHFLPIFGKIDIAYIPNGKIVGFGDIIKVIDILSKRPQIQERLGAQIADAIYETLNCQGVMIVIKAKHMCMTMRGEKRVNSEIITTSYRGVFEDDAVRRMEILSLLK, from the coding sequence ATGAAAAAAATAGATATAGATAAGATAGAAAATGCTTTTAGAGATATATTAGATGCTTTAGGAGAAAATGTAAAAAGAGAAGGATTGGAAGATACACCAAAAAGAGTAGCACAAAGTTATACAGAACTTTTTTCTGGATTGCTTCAAAATCCTGAAGAGGTCCTTAAAAGAACATTTGAAGTGGAAAAAAATGATTTGATAATAGAAAAAAATATAGATTTCTATTCTATGTGTGAACATCATTTTCTTCCTATATTTGGTAAAATAGATATAGCATATATTCCAAATGGAAAAATAGTTGGATTTGGTGATATAATAAAAGTAATAGATATACTTTCTAAAAGACCTCAAATACAAGAAAGATTAGGAGCTCAAATAGCTGATGCAATATATGAAACTCTTAATTGTCAAGGGGTAATGATAGTCATAAAAGCTAAGCATATGTGTATGACTATGAGGGGAGAAAAGAGAGTAAACAGTGAGATAATAACCACTTCTTACAGAGGGGTATTTGAAGATGATGCTGTGAGAAGAATGGAGATTCTTTCACTGCTAAAATAA
- a CDS encoding putative transcription regulator gives METLLHNPTERVTNILKIIAKNSDKLNFSSISKLTNMPKSTLSPILKTLVELEFLVLDPISQTYSIGLATFQVGQAYLENVNGLEIIKSHMRSIVAQCNETCQIGINHNNEVLYLTKVECSLPIKLMSSIGRNLPLYCTGLGRVLLCEYSEDEIRNLYSDGMNQFTENTVTNIEELLEIVKKAKINKFAEEFGEVTSDACCIAVPIIINNKINAAMGVSLPIFRANQEDILKIKNLLKEHSLLISKELENLNIKSII, from the coding sequence ATGGAAACTTTATTACATAATCCTACAGAGAGAGTCACTAATATTTTAAAAATTATAGCTAAAAATTCTGATAAATTAAATTTTTCAAGCATTTCAAAATTAACTAATATGCCTAAAAGCACCTTATCTCCAATTTTAAAAACCTTAGTTGAACTTGAATTTCTAGTTTTAGATCCTATTTCTCAAACTTATTCCATTGGTTTAGCCACTTTTCAGGTAGGACAAGCTTATTTAGAAAATGTAAATGGTCTTGAAATTATAAAATCCCATATGAGATCAATAGTTGCCCAATGTAATGAAACTTGTCAAATAGGAATAAATCACAATAATGAAGTTCTTTATTTAACAAAAGTTGAATGCTCTCTCCCTATAAAGTTAATGTCCTCTATTGGAAGAAATCTTCCTTTATATTGTACAGGGCTTGGAAGAGTACTTCTCTGTGAGTATTCAGAAGATGAAATAAGAAATTTATATTCTGATGGAATGAATCAATTTACAGAAAATACTGTCACAAATATAGAAGAACTACTTGAAATCGTAAAAAAAGCTAAAATCAATAAATTCGCTGAAGAATTTGGAGAGGTTACTTCTGATGCATGCTGCATAGCTGTTCCTATAATAATAAATAATAAAATAAATGCTGCTATGGGTGTCAGTCTGCCAATTTTTAGAGCTAATCAAGAAGATATTTTAAAAATAAAAAATCTTTTAAAAGAACATTCGTTATTAATTTCAAAAGAATTAGAAAATTTAAATATAAAAAGCATTATTTAA
- the kduD gene encoding 2-dehydro-3-deoxy-D-gluconate 5-dehydrogenase, with amino-acid sequence MLSEFSMDFFSLKGKIVIVTGGNTGLGQAYVVAFAKAGADLFVTTYDREWEETRKLVEAEGRKIHFFQADLTERAQVSAAVEECMKVYGKIDILVNNAGTIRRAPLLEYKDSDWEAVMNINLNAVYYMSQDVAKIMAKQESGKIINVASMLSFQGGKFVPPYTASKHGVAGLTKAFANELACKNIQVNAIAPGYIKTANTAPIRADEKRNAEILSRIPADKWAEPSDLMGAIVFLASRASDYINGHILAVDGGWLVR; translated from the coding sequence ATGTTAAGCGAATTTTCAATGGACTTTTTCTCTTTGAAAGGAAAAATAGTAATTGTAACAGGAGGGAATACAGGACTAGGACAGGCATATGTTGTGGCATTTGCTAAAGCAGGAGCAGATTTATTTGTTACTACTTATGATAGAGAATGGGAAGAAACAAGAAAACTTGTAGAGGCTGAAGGAAGAAAAATTCATTTTTTTCAAGCAGATTTAACAGAGAGAGCTCAAGTTAGTGCAGCAGTAGAGGAATGTATGAAGGTCTATGGGAAAATAGATATATTAGTAAATAATGCAGGAACTATAAGAAGAGCTCCTTTGCTGGAATATAAAGATTCTGACTGGGAAGCAGTAATGAATATTAATCTGAATGCAGTTTACTATATGAGTCAGGATGTAGCTAAAATAATGGCAAAACAAGAAAGTGGAAAAATAATAAATGTAGCTTCAATGCTTTCATTTCAAGGTGGAAAATTTGTACCTCCATATACTGCAAGTAAGCATGGAGTTGCTGGTTTGACTAAGGCTTTTGCTAATGAACTTGCTTGTAAAAATATTCAGGTAAATGCAATAGCTCCTGGGTATATAAAAACAGCAAATACAGCACCTATAAGAGCAGATGAAAAAAGAAATGCTGAAATACTAAGTAGAATACCAGCAGATAAATGGGCAGAACCATCTGATTTAATGGGGGCAATAGTATTTTTAGCAAGCAGAGCTTCAGATTATATAAATGGGCATATATTAGCTGTAGATGGTGGCTGGCTAGTTAGATAA
- a CDS encoding PTS sugar transporter produces MKSLKNFFKRKNIEITVKRYCIDAFSHMALGLFSTLLIGTILNTIGGKLGITFLTDVIWKIARDMTGPAIGVAVAYGLQAPHLVLFSSTITGAAGAIYGGPVGAFIGAVVGAEFGKMVSKETKIDIIVTPAVTILTGALVVYYVGPGVARFMEAFGAFIMYATELQPFYMGIIVSVVVGIALTLPISSAALCMMVGLSGLAAGASTVGCSAQMVGFAVMSFKENGWGGLVAQGLGTSMLQIGNIVKNWKIWIPPTLASAILGPVSTVILKYQNIPIAAGMGTSGLVGQFGTLSTMEGLGRGGASLYIGILMLHFILPAVLTLLIANFMRKKNWIKDGDLKLDL; encoded by the coding sequence GTGAAATCATTAAAAAATTTTTTTAAAAGGAAAAATATAGAGATAACAGTAAAAAGATATTGTATAGATGCTTTCAGTCATATGGCTTTGGGACTTTTTTCAACGCTTCTTATAGGAACTATACTTAATACAATTGGAGGAAAACTGGGAATAACTTTTCTTACAGATGTTATCTGGAAAATAGCAAGAGATATGACAGGGCCAGCTATTGGAGTAGCAGTTGCCTATGGACTTCAAGCACCTCATCTTGTATTGTTTTCATCTACAATAACTGGAGCAGCAGGAGCTATTTATGGAGGACCAGTAGGAGCTTTCATAGGAGCAGTAGTTGGAGCAGAATTTGGAAAAATGGTATCTAAAGAAACAAAAATAGATATAATAGTGACTCCAGCAGTTACTATTCTTACAGGAGCATTAGTTGTATATTATGTAGGTCCTGGAGTAGCAAGATTTATGGAGGCATTTGGAGCTTTCATAATGTATGCAACAGAGCTTCAGCCATTCTATATGGGAATAATAGTATCAGTAGTAGTAGGGATAGCATTGACACTTCCTATTAGCAGTGCAGCACTATGTATGATGGTAGGGCTGAGTGGATTGGCAGCAGGAGCTTCCACAGTAGGTTGTTCAGCACAAATGGTAGGATTTGCAGTAATGAGTTTTAAGGAAAATGGATGGGGAGGTCTTGTAGCACAAGGACTGGGAACATCTATGCTGCAAATAGGAAATATTGTTAAGAACTGGAAAATATGGATACCTCCTACATTGGCTTCAGCTATATTAGGACCAGTATCAACTGTAATATTGAAATATCAAAATATTCCAATAGCAGCAGGAATGGGAACAAGTGGACTGGTAGGACAATTTGGTACTCTTTCTACCATGGAAGGGTTAGGAAGAGGAGGAGCATCTCTTTATATAGGGATACTAATGCTTCATTTTATTCTTCCAGCTGTACTTACACTTCTCATAGCTAATTTTATGAGAAAGAAAAATTGGATAAAAGATGGAGATTTGAAATTGGATCTATAA
- a CDS encoding TRAP transporter permease protein: MMKAIKNVLDKIIEIFCIAIMGIMTLLVTWQVITRYVFNKPSVFTEQTSQYLFVWLVMYGSAYVFGKREHMQISFIRDMAPENIKRIIDVIQEIIISIFVLGVMIYGGYFSSLKQMTQVDAVLQIPIGIIYSAIPISGVFIVFYVIYNIKKIIFNKEEE, translated from the coding sequence ATGATGAAAGCAATAAAAAATGTTCTTGATAAGATTATAGAAATTTTTTGTATCGCCATAATGGGAATAATGACACTGTTAGTAACATGGCAGGTTATAACTAGATATGTTTTTAATAAACCCAGTGTTTTTACAGAACAAACATCTCAATATTTATTTGTTTGGCTAGTAATGTATGGTTCAGCCTACGTTTTTGGAAAAAGAGAGCATATGCAGATTTCTTTTATAAGGGATATGGCACCTGAAAACATAAAAAGAATAATTGATGTTATTCAAGAAATAATAATATCAATATTTGTTTTGGGAGTAATGATATATGGAGGTTATTTTTCTTCTTTGAAGCAAATGACGCAGGTAGATGCAGTATTACAAATACCGATAGGGATTATTTATTCTGCAATTCCAATTAGTGGAGTCTTCATAGTCTTCTATGTAATATATAATATTAAGAAAATAATTTTTAATAAAGAAGAAGAATAA
- the folP gene encoding dihydropteroate synthase: protein MLLKCREKSIELGKRTLIMGILNVTPDSFSDGGKYTNIETAVKQAAKLIKDGADIIDIGGESTRPGHEQISVEEEIMRVVPVIERINSELDTIISIDTYKHEVAEAALKAGAHILNDIWGLQYDDGEMAALAKKYDVPLIAMHNQNNKVYEEDIILSMRKFFQKTHEIAKKFDISREKIILDPGIGFGKDINLNLEVLGRMGELRDMGRILLGTSRKRFIGTILNDAPVDQRVEGTIATTVIGIEKGADIVRVHDVLENKRAAMVADRIIRR, encoded by the coding sequence ATGTTACTTAAATGCAGAGAAAAAAGTATTGAGCTAGGAAAAAGAACACTAATAATGGGGATTCTTAATGTAACACCAGATTCTTTTTCAGATGGTGGGAAATATACAAATATAGAAACAGCTGTAAAACAGGCTGCAAAATTAATAAAAGATGGAGCTGATATAATAGATATAGGTGGTGAGTCAACAAGACCAGGGCATGAGCAGATATCAGTGGAAGAGGAAATAATGAGAGTGGTTCCTGTAATAGAAAGAATAAATTCTGAATTGGATACAATAATTTCTATAGATACATATAAGCATGAAGTAGCAGAAGCAGCTTTAAAAGCTGGTGCACATATACTAAATGATATATGGGGATTACAATATGACGACGGAGAAATGGCTGCTCTTGCAAAGAAATATGATGTTCCATTGATAGCTATGCATAATCAAAATAATAAGGTATATGAGGAAGATATAATTTTAAGTATGAGAAAATTTTTTCAAAAGACACATGAGATAGCAAAAAAATTTGATATAAGTAGGGAAAAAATAATACTTGATCCAGGAATAGGTTTTGGAAAGGATATAAATTTAAATTTAGAGGTTTTAGGTAGAATGGGAGAATTAAGAGATATGGGAAGAATACTTTTAGGTACTTCCAGAAAAAGATTTATTGGAACAATTTTAAATGATGCTCCTGTAGATCAGAGAGTGGAAGGAACTATTGCTACAACTGTAATAGGAATAGAAAAAGGAGCAGATATAGTCAGAGTACATGATGTGCTTGAAAACAAAAGGGCTGCTATGGTAGCAGATAGAATAATAAGAAGATAA
- the kduI gene encoding 4-deoxy-L-threo-5-hexosulose-uronate ketol-isomerase: protein MEIRYASSNKDAKDYDTERLREEYLIEDLFTSDNIKLVYSHIDRIIVGGACPHGDVLKLEGSKELGSNFFLERRELGIINVGGAGVVVLDGEEFSLNNKDAMYVSMGTKEVFFKSVDCENPAKFYLNSAPAHHKYSTVKISLEDARKVKLGSIETSNKRTINQYIHPDVCQSCQLVMGMTMLEDGSVWNSMPTHTHDRRMEVYFYFDMKEDTRIFHLMGEPKETRHIVMKNEEAVISPSWSIHSGVGTASYTFIWGMVGENQTFTDMDHVAMEDIR, encoded by the coding sequence ATGGAAATTCGTTATGCTTCAAGCAATAAAGATGCAAAAGATTATGATACAGAGAGATTGAGAGAGGAATACTTAATAGAAGATTTATTTACATCAGATAATATAAAATTAGTATATTCACATATAGATAGAATTATAGTAGGAGGAGCTTGTCCTCATGGAGATGTATTAAAACTGGAAGGAAGCAAGGAATTAGGTTCTAACTTTTTCTTAGAAAGAAGAGAACTTGGAATTATCAATGTAGGAGGAGCTGGAGTAGTTGTTTTAGATGGAGAAGAATTTTCATTGAATAATAAAGATGCTATGTATGTAAGCATGGGTACTAAAGAAGTATTCTTTAAATCTGTAGACTGTGAAAATCCTGCAAAATTTTATCTAAACTCAGCACCTGCACACCATAAATATTCAACAGTAAAAATAAGTTTAGAAGATGCTAGAAAAGTAAAGCTAGGAAGTATAGAGACTTCAAATAAAAGAACAATAAATCAATATATTCACCCAGATGTATGTCAATCTTGCCAATTAGTTATGGGAATGACAATGTTGGAAGATGGGTCAGTATGGAATAGTATGCCAACTCATACTCATGATAGAAGAATGGAAGTATATTTTTATTTTGATATGAAAGAAGATACAAGAATATTTCATTTGATGGGTGAACCCAAAGAAACAAGACATATTGTAATGAAAAATGAAGAAGCAGTAATATCACCATCTTGGTCAATTCATAGTGGCGTAGGAACAGCAAGCTATACATTTATCTGGGGAATGGTAGGAGAAAATCAAACATTTACAGATATGGATCACGTAGCAATGGAAGATATAAGATAA